The nucleotide sequence CGATCAGGTAGGGGTGGCAATTCAAAAAGCCCAGTATTATGAACAGATGATTGAAAAAGTAAAAGAAGCGCACGAATTATCTCTGGCCTTAGAGACAAAACATACGCTTCTTAAACAACGTTATGATGTGCATGCTAGATTAAATCAATTGCTATTGCAAAACGAATCAATATCCGTCATTTTAAAGGAACTGCAAAATTTAACGCAATTACCAATTGGTTTTTATGATGCAAATGATGATGTGTTTTTTGAAGAGGTTCTGTTAATTCCCCATCACACAAAAACAAAAATAAAAAAACAATTACTATTTAAAATGAGTCCATTTGAATACCGACTTAAAAATGACCGCAGCTTTATTGTTTATCCTCTCTATAATTTGGATATTTGTTTAGGGAGCATGATTATTGAACAGAAAGGCATCATTTCCTACAAAGATCAGCAAACACTGGAACAGGGGGCCAATATATTAACGCTGCAAATTTTACGAAACAAAAATATTCAAGAACTCCATAACAAACGAATCCAGGAAACATTCCATCAAATTATCGATGCACCGAATCAAAAATCAATTGCATCTACGGCGTATCACTTGGATTTGGATGTCGAGGATTACTACCGGTTATGTATAATCGAGTTCAAACAATCGACGGAAATGTTATCAATTGATCAACATTTACATCAGTTCATCTCGCTCCTAAAAGAACAATTTTCAGGTGAACGGAAATTACTGTTTTATGAAAAAAACAAAATTACACTGTTAATTGGTGTGCCGTCGCCAATAACGCTTACTACATTAAACGAAACGTTCTCGAGGCTTCAAAAAAAGTGGCAGTTACAGCATAAGCCGCTTTTCCGTTGTGCAATCAGTAAACAGTATAAAACGCTTCAGACCGTTTCCGCTCTTTTCGAGGAAGCACTGCAAACATTGCGCTTTTTACATGTTCGTGATGATTGGACGATTACGAGCTATGATAAAATCGGACTCAATCAGCTAGTTTTACAAATCCCGCCACAAGATTTGGCAAACTTCATTCATGAACAGATCGGTGAGTTATTAGTTCAGTCGAACAAAACTCACCTATATGAAACATTGCTGGTCTATTTTAAATTTAACCGTTCCATTCAGCAGACAGCACAGCATTTACACATTCATACCAACACCTTGTACCAGCGCCTAAACCGGATTGAGCAGATGCTAAATATCTCTTTGCAAATACAGGAGGATGCTTTAAAAATACAGTTAGCGTGTTATTTGAAGGAAAATTATTTAACACCTGCAGAAAAAAGAGAGTAAATTTAGATGGGCGAGGGAGGGTAACTGTACTTCTGGTAAATTAATACACCTCAATAAAAATGTATACTAAAATTTCAAGTGAGTATAAAATAGGACAAGTCAGCATTTGGTAGTGAAATTATATTGAAAAAATATGTTGACTAACGGTTTGCGTAGGGAAGTAACTTTGTATTCGGGAGATGTTGTGCAGAATTTTAATAGTTGACGAAGTAGGGCAATCTACATACCAACAAAAAAAGTTGAAAAAATAGAGGATGTGAAACAATGGATTGGTTTGGCAATATATTAGGTGAAGTAAATACAATATTATATTCATATGTACTAATAATTTTATTAGTAGGGACAGGTATATTTCTAACGTTCAAAACAAAGTTTATTCAATTTCGATTAATCAAAGATATGTTTAAACTTATAACAGAAGCGGCGCCAACAGATAAGTCAGGAAAAAAGGGGATATCTTCTTTCCAAGCTTTTACAATATCTGCCGCTTCACGCATCGGAACAGGTAATATTGCGGGTGTTGCGACGGCAATTGCTCTTGGTGGTCCCGGTGCAATATTTTGGATGTGGATGATTGCGCTTATCGGTGCAGCATCTGCGTTAATTGAAAGTACACTAGCACAAGTATATAAAGTTAAAGATAATAGTACTGGGTTGTTTCGTGGCGGCCCTGCTTATTATATGGAAAAAGGTTTAAATAAAAGATGGATGGGCATTCTTTTTGCCATTGTTATTACTATTACTTATGGCTTTATTTTTAATTCCGTCCAGGCAAATACGATTTCCATTGCATTTGAAGAGAGTTTTGGTGCCAATCGTTTAGTTGTAGGTTTAGTATTGGCTGCTTTAACAGGGATTATTGTTTTTGGTGGACTAAAGAGGATTGTTAGCTTTACTCAAGTAGTGGTTCCTGTTATGGCAATTTTGTATATTATAATCGCACTTATTGTTGTATTCCTCAATATTTCCGAAATTCCGGGTGTATTTCTCCTTATCATAAAGTCTGCCTTTGGATTGGAAGAAGCTTTTGCAGGAATGATTGGGGCGGCAATTATGAATGGTATTAAACGCGGATTATTCTCCAATGAAGCTGGGATAGGGTCTGCCCCTAACGCAGCAGCAACAGCGGATGTTTCCCATCCAGTTAAGCAAGGGTTGATTCAAGCTCTTGGTGTATTTATAGACACATTAGTCGTTTGTACTGCAACAGCAGCAATCGTATTATTAGGCGATGCATACCTTCAATCTGACGCAACTTCAGTTAATTTAACGCAAGCATCTTTAGTTGGTAATTTAGGCGATTGGGCAGGAAGCTTCTTAGCGATCATTGTATTTATGTTTGCCTTTAGTACGGTTATTGGCAATTACTATTATGGTGAATCGAATATTAGTTTTATAAAAGAATCAAAAATGGGCTTATTGGTATTCCGTATTTTTGTCGTACTTTTCGTTATGTTCGGCTCAATTGCAAAAGTACAAATTGTTTGGGATTTAGCGGATCTATTTATGGCCTTTATGGCAATCATCAACTTAATTGCTGTTCTTCAACTTTGGAAAGTGGCCAAACCGGTTGTTAATGATTATTTAAATCAGCGCAAGCAAGGCAAAGATCCAGTCTTCTATAAGAAAAACGTACCTAATATTGGTGATGTGGAATGCTGGGGAGAAGATGAAGAATTAGAAAGAAAACGTTAAATTGAAGTGGCGCCACTATTAATGGATGGCGCACGTTACAAAAAATATATTAATACTTGAAAAGAACCACCTAATTGTTGATATACAACAATTAGGTGGTTTTTCTGGAGAGAGGAAGGTTATATAATTCGAAGAAACATTATTGGAAGCGAGTCTAGTTTAACCCGTACGGCTGTAGACCCTTCTTTTTCACTTGAATACGCCAAACTTCATTT is from Solibacillus isronensis and encodes:
- a CDS encoding alanine/glycine:cation symporter family protein is translated as MDWFGNILGEVNTILYSYVLIILLVGTGIFLTFKTKFIQFRLIKDMFKLITEAAPTDKSGKKGISSFQAFTISAASRIGTGNIAGVATAIALGGPGAIFWMWMIALIGAASALIESTLAQVYKVKDNSTGLFRGGPAYYMEKGLNKRWMGILFAIVITITYGFIFNSVQANTISIAFEESFGANRLVVGLVLAALTGIIVFGGLKRIVSFTQVVVPVMAILYIIIALIVVFLNISEIPGVFLLIIKSAFGLEEAFAGMIGAAIMNGIKRGLFSNEAGIGSAPNAAATADVSHPVKQGLIQALGVFIDTLVVCTATAAIVLLGDAYLQSDATSVNLTQASLVGNLGDWAGSFLAIIVFMFAFSTVIGNYYYGESNISFIKESKMGLLVFRIFVVLFVMFGSIAKVQIVWDLADLFMAFMAIINLIAVLQLWKVAKPVVNDYLNQRKQGKDPVFYKKNVPNIGDVECWGEDEELERKR
- a CDS encoding helix-turn-helix domain-containing protein — protein: MSDGQEAILRQLTLSNKQLSILVESIRTITSKLHIDEVLHTIMRHALDVIPEADAGYLMLFDEQKQCLIPKTYIHFPPLIEQFQTKPNEAITGRVFATGIGEFFNSYDEIMAAMYHQNVSPRNLRTILKSAHVPQAALCVPITVDTKPIGIMILHQLQKKRDLTQEDLLFFQAFADQVGVAIQKAQYYEQMIEKVKEAHELSLALETKHTLLKQRYDVHARLNQLLLQNESISVILKELQNLTQLPIGFYDANDDVFFEEVLLIPHHTKTKIKKQLLFKMSPFEYRLKNDRSFIVYPLYNLDICLGSMIIEQKGIISYKDQQTLEQGANILTLQILRNKNIQELHNKRIQETFHQIIDAPNQKSIASTAYHLDLDVEDYYRLCIIEFKQSTEMLSIDQHLHQFISLLKEQFSGERKLLFYEKNKITLLIGVPSPITLTTLNETFSRLQKKWQLQHKPLFRCAISKQYKTLQTVSALFEEALQTLRFLHVRDDWTITSYDKIGLNQLVLQIPPQDLANFIHEQIGELLVQSNKTHLYETLLVYFKFNRSIQQTAQHLHIHTNTLYQRLNRIEQMLNISLQIQEDALKIQLACYLKENYLTPAEKRE